The Microcoleus sp. FACHB-68 region GAACTTGTTGCTGCCGTCGCCCATGTTTATCATCCTGAAGTTAAGTATCCCTTACTTTCTATTTACGTTCCCCAGGCTTATGCCTTAATTCGGGGAACCGTGGATGACTTGGATCGATGGATGCAAAAATTATCTCCCGCCCTCAATCAAGTTACGGTTGGGCAGGCTTATGAAGCTTACGAAGTCTATCGCAAACTAGAGCCATCCGCTCGCAAACTGATGAAAGTTTGGAATTGGGCGCAGTGGTTTTTAAACCCGGCGGTGGCAGTGGCAAAAGTCGCGAGTCAGCGTTCCGGTAACCAGGCAACTCAGCAATTGCTGGTAAATTTGGGTCAGTCGCTGCGGGAAGCTGCCTTGCGGAACCTCTGCCGGCAAGCAATCACCCTCTACGGCGGCGGTACGGTGCTTCCTGGGGAATTTGCCACTTCTACACCGGCACTCCCGAAAGCCCAAACCCAAACTCTGCGAGAAATTCTCTCACAAGCCGAACCTGTCGAGAAAGTTGAGCAAAAACCCATCAGTATTCTGCTGGCAGGGCGCACCGGCGCAGGAAAAAGCAGTTTGATTAACACCCTGTTTCGGGCAGATAAAGCAGCGGTTGATGTATTACCAAGTACAGACAAAATACAGAATTATCGCTGGCAAAGTGATGCCGGTGAAACGCTTATTCTTTGGGATACACCGGGTTACGAACAAGTCAACCGTGGAGATCTACGGGATGAAGTGCTGGAGTTTGCCACCGGCGCGGATCTGCTACTACTCGTCACACCGGCTTTAGATCCCGCCCTGCAAATGGATGTGGACTTTCTCAAAGACCTGAAAACGGCAGTTAAAGATTTGCCGGCCATTGTACTCGTTACCCAAGTGGATCGCCTGCGCCCGGTGCGCGAATGGGAACCGCCATACGATTGGCAATGGGGCAACCGGCCTAAAGAAAAAGCGATTCGGGAAGCGACGGAATATCGTGCTCAACTTTTGGGTGATTTCTGTAATTTAATTCTGCCCATTGTTGCCGGCGATCTGAAAACAGGTCGAACTGCTTGGAATGCAGAGGCGATATCGCAGGCGCTGGTGCAAGAAATCTCGCCGGCTAAACAACTTCGTCTTGCCCGCTTTCTGCGTAATTTGGAAGCCCGCACGGTTGCTGCCGGCAAAATTATCGACCGCTACACGTTCCAAATGGCAACAACTCAGGGACTTACAGCACTGTTGAAAAGTCCGGTTCTGCAGTTCATTTCCACCATGTCAACCGGCTCTCCAAATTTAGCGTATCTCCTGGCTGAGCAAATTCCTGTGGAGCAATTGCCGGTGGTGATTGGTAAGCTGCAAATGGCTTATGATCTGTTCTCACTGTTGAATGCCGGTGACGCGCACCCGCTCAATTTTGACTTGCGATCGCTTTGGCCGGTGTTGCTAGAAAACACGGCTGCACCAGAACGCAACGCTTGGGCTTTCGGTCATGCTTTGGTGGAATACTGGACTCAAAATCTGCCGGTGGAACAATTGCAGCAGCGGTTTGAATCTTATCTGCAACAAGTTTAAGCCGGCGCTACATCTGTCGTAAATTTCTTTTAACAACTTTTGCAACAAGTCTATTGACAAATTGCTAAAGTTGTTTTTTTAACCGCAGATTTTGCAGATAAGGTTAACCGTGTTTTTAACTTTTTTGCTCGTTATGATTTCAACTCAAATGATTGAAATTTTAAAATTATTTACTATATTCATTAATTAACCTGAGTTCGGGTTAAGCAGAAGGGAGAAAAAAGGCATCGATATTGACAGAAGGCTTCTTAGGATGAAGGCAATAGGCAATCAATCCACAGACCAAGTTGACTAAAAAATTGACCGGACTGCGACGGGTGAGAATGCTCAATCCCAGAGATGTTTGTTAGTTGGTCGATAATCGTCTCAATGATGGAGCGTTTACGCGTTAGCAGCTTATCCATCAGTGGCATCAGCTTATTTTTCATATTGCGCTTTGGCTTTGTAATCAGTTGAATCCCCATCTGGGTTAACAGTTGCTCAAATAACTTTTGGGATATGTAGCCTCGGTCAGTTACCACAAGAGCCAGACAAACCTTTGAGCAGATTGAGAACAGGCTTGCGGTCAAATGCAATTACCGCAAGTAACAGCGATATTCAGCAGTTGTCCCAGGTCATTACAAATCAGATGTAGCTTAAAGCCGAAAAACCAGTTTACAGAAGTCTTACCTCGCTTGCCGATATTCTGGAAAACCTTGTGCATTTTGATGCGGCGGTTATGACACACCCCAATCTTGGTGGAGTCAATTACTGACACCCCCGTACACTGACCAAAACAACTGTGCAGATAAATGCTCAAGGGTATTAAGGTGGAAGGCATCCATTCGACAAAACGTTGATAACTTACCAACGCCGGGAAAGGCTTGAAGCCAGTGTCCCATGACTTGATTGAGATAAAACCTTTTAAAATTCCGGTAATGGGATTGGTGAAATGCAATCGTGATGGTCATAATTTCACTGGGGCACAGTTGACGATGACGTTGGCGGTGTTTCAGTCCATTTCCCATCACTTGTTTGTCCCACAAGAGTTCAAAAACTTGGCAGAAATCATCGACAGCGCAAAATAGTTCTTCTAAATTAATCATGGGACGAGCCTGTAAAGCTTTGGTGTGATGACTTTTAGCTTACTTGCTTGTCCCTTTCTTATCCCGAACTCAGGTTACATATAAATCGCACGGCTCAGACGAACCCCGAAATCGGCATCCGGATTTGTCGTGGCGTCACCAAGCCGCTCTTGCATCACTGCAACTGCCAAGTCCCGGCGCTTTGGCGATCGTGATGCGTCGGCAATTGCCAGCGCTGCCGCCATCTGTTCACGCGTGAGATCAGTGCAATAGCAGGGCGTGCCTGGTTGCTGACGCCACGAATCGGCGAGCGTGCCGGCGTCAAAAGCATCAAGCCCGGTGTCTTCGACGGTAAGGCGCTTCTGCGACCACTCCCACCTGCGAAAATCGCCGGCTTATTCCGTGGGAGTTTCGTCGGCGCGCCGATCGACCAGATCGAGCAGTTCGGCCCGGTGTGCTGTCGCCCAAGCACGGAAACTGGTTCCGGGCCGACCCAGCAGATATGGGATGTCGTCGCGCACCGTGCCGAAATAGCCCAGCCGCCCGTCGGCGAGTTGTGTGCAGAATTCTATCGAGCTCTTGGCGTACCAGTCCTCGACCTTCAACCCGCCCGCCTTGAACAAGGCTTCCATGTCCGCTGGATGGCGCACGTCGCAGGTGATCGTGCGGCCCATGACCTCGCTCAACATGATGGCGAGTTCGGGCCCCGTCATCGTCTCGGTGCTGAGATAATAGTTCTTCGAGGCGTGGTTCTCGGGTCCGTCGCGCAAGACCTTAGCCGTGACCGCCGCAATATCTGTAACGGCGATGTAGCCGACCCGCTGCTCTCCCCAGAACACCGGGAACGAACCGCCCGTCGGCGGCGACACGTTCAACATTCCATCCATGAACATATTGGGGTGCAGATGTGTCCAGGGTATGCCACTGGCCTCGATGTAGCACTCGACCAGCGCGAACCAGGAGAATTTCGAGTCGGTGCAGTCGTCGTTGGCAAAGACGCCCTGATTGACGATGTGTTTCACCCCTGCCTTCTTGGCGGCATCGACCAGCGTCTTGGTCTGGTGCGTCATGGCGATCGTGTAGCCGGTCAGGATATTGAGCCGCTCGACACCGCAGAGCGCGGGCCCGAATGTGCGCGGATCGTCGAGGTCGAACAGCACCGCGTCGCGACCTTCATTGTGCAACCGCTCCAGATCCTCCTGCTTGCGTACCCCGATACGGATGCGTGCGTCGCTCGAGTTTCGGTCGAAATCCTCCAAAATGAAGCGGCCGGTCTGGCCGGTGACGCCCATAAGGAAGATGAGTGGGCTGTTGTCGGTCGCCATGATTGCTCTGCGGTTGTTTGTGTGGATGTCGAACGGGAAGAGGCGTGACGGGCGGGGAAGTTGTTCTCCAGCCCATGACCGCCTTCACATGAACAGCGCGCGGGTCAGGCGCACGGCATAGTCAGAATCAGGGTTGGTAGTGCTATCACCCACCCGCTCCACGATCGCCTCGATCGCAAGCTCGCGGCGCCTGGGCAAGCGCTCACGTTCCGCCGAGGCGAGCGCGGCAGGCATCTCCTCGCGGCTGAGGTCTGTGCAGTAACAGGGCGATCCGGGCTGCTGGCGCCACGAATCGGCAAGCGTGCCGGCGTCGAAAGCATCAAGCCCGGTGTCTTCGACGAGGGCCATCGCCACGGAGCGATCCTTCTCGCGGTCAGCAGCGACAGGGAGGGCGATACGGTCAGGGCTTCCAGCAGGCTTGCCCTTAGTGGCGAAGGAGCCAGACCCGATCGCGTTCCACGCCTTGGCGATCGGCCGGCCTAGCTGTTCGGCCACCCAAAGGCTCTCAACCTGCCCGGCCTCGATAGCATCGATCTTGTCGTCGCGGTGGGGATAGTAATTGGACGTGTCGATGACGACTGTCTCGGCTGGTAGGTTGGCGATCAGTGGCGCGATTGTGGGAATGCGGTTGAGAGGGATCGAGAGGATCACCACTTCAACGTCCTCGACAGCTTCAGCCGTCGATACCGCGCGTGCGCCGAAAGCCAGCACATCGGCCTCGATGGTCTCGGGGCCGCGAGAGTTGGCCACCTTCACGTCATGTCCAGCCGCACTGAGTTTGCGTGCCAAAGTCTTTCCGATATGGCCAGTGCCAAGAATGCCTATCTTCATAAAACGATTTCCTTTTACTGGGTAAGAGTCTCATTCCACTGCTGTACATCATTTGGGCCGGTCTTACCCCGAGTGATTCTCGAAGTAGGGGCGCCCGGCCTCGTCCGCCTCGGCGCGGTAGCCAGCAATCTGTCAGGCGTCAGCCTGCGCCAGCGCGGCTTTTACTTCTGGTCTGTGGGTTACATCTGTTGTTAAATGACCAATCATCCTCATCCGAACATTTTTTAATGGTGAAAGGTCACGCTCTCTGAGACGGGAACGCGCCCCATCCGAACACTGTTGACTGGTGCTGTGAAGTCTGGATAGCCAAACGCAATGGCAAACATCAGCTTGAGTTCATCGGAGATACCCAAATATTCGCGGATGGTCTGTGCAAAAAAGCCAATGGCGGTCTGCGGAATACCTCCTAAACCGCGCGCCGTCAGAGACAACAAAAACGTCTGGCCATACATTCCAATGTCACCGCCAACGCGCACATTATCTCCAAAGGAAGGCATGAACAGCAGAGCGACATGAGGTGCACCGTAGAAGGTGTAATTTTTTGCAGCGGCTTTATGACGCGCGATCTTGTCGCCCCGCGCCACACCCATCGCCTCATAAAAGGTTTTGCCGTGTTCAATTCGGCGTTCACTATAGGTGCCATAAAAGCACTCCATATCGAAGCTAAAATCCGGCGTGAAATTCTCCGCTTCGTTTTGCTCGGTTAGAATGCGGCCCAATTCTTTGATCTTTTCGCCCGAAACGATGTGTGTGTTCCACGGCTGCGTGTTGCAATTCGATGGAGAATATTGTGCATCTTCCAAGACTTGCAAAATTTGAGCGTTAGGGACGGGTGTTGGTAAAAATGAGCGGAATGAGCGGCGCGCTCGAACTGTCTCTTCAAAAGAGAGTGTTTGTGATGGTTCATTTTCTAATTCAATGAGACCGTTTGAAAGGTGTGTTGCGTTTGACATCGTGAAACCTCAAAAGATGGTGTCAGTTGGAAGGTGGTTCGTGGTCGAGAGCCTTGGCTAAACGGGGTATTGCCAGCCCGTTCAACGTGTCGCGAAGCTCGGCAAGGTCTTCATCGGAGAGACGGCAGGCCGTCTCGATCTTTTCAGGGATCGAGCACGCTGCCTCGCGGAGTGCCTCGCCCGCTTCTGTCAGATCGATAAGAACGCGGCGTTCGTCCTGCTGGTCACGGGTGCGCGTCACCAACCCCGCGCTCTCAAGGCGCTTTAAGAGGGGCGTCAAGGTTCCGTTATCCATACCCAGTTCAAGCCCTACTTCCCCAACAGTGCGCGGGGTGCCCTCGTAGAGAGCGAGCATGACCAGAAACTGAGGATAGGTCAGGCCCAAAGGCTCAAGAAAGGGCCGATGAAGCCGAATGACGCGGTTCGACGCACTATAGAGGGCAAACGAAAGCTGCCTCCCCACCTGTCGCCGTTGGTTGATGTTCGAGTTGTTATCCATTTTTAAATCCAGTCAACAACTATTATATAGCGCACTACATAATGGTGCAATACCTATAAGTCACTTTTTTCTGGGTTTTCTACGGTGATCCTTGTAAGCGCGTGTTTCATATGGCGTGAAATTGGCGTTTCGCCGGCTTTGGCTTGGTGAGCCGCTTGAGCATGAGGCAGAGCATGGACACGTATACGAAGGCTTCTGGGCTAGGCGGCAGCGCCTCATAATCTTTGCTCAGACGCCGGTTGCGACCCAGGCAGGCGAAAGTGCGCTCTATTGCCTTCATTCTAAGAAGCTTTCTTTCAATATCGATGCCTTTTTTCTCCCTTCTGCTTAACCCGAACTCAGGTTAATTATCTTGACTTCAGCAAGGTTTTGGGGTTGCCGGCAATTATTCAACCTAAAAAATCTGAAACTGACAAAGAATTGACGAGCGGATGCTGCATCATGTCTCAGAAAATTTTTAGAGTGAAGACAAAATCAAGTATTTACAGATATTTGGTAAATTACGATACTTTTTTTAAATAAACTCATTGCTAATTTATGTACTAGAAAGTACAGGAGAGACTCTTAAAAGCGTTCAGAAGTTATCCAAGACGGTAGTTAATACAGTTGAAACTTCAACGATTTTGAGAGAACTCATAGATACGAAGTAAAAAATTTAATGGCCTCTAGGGTTCCGGTTTGAGCCGCGCAATATAAATCTAATTTCAAATTGCCGTTGCTCAAATGCTGGTCCGAGAGAGGTAAGCTGGCTTCTCCAAAACTTATAGTTTTTTGTGAGGAATTCGCTAGTTACACGGCGGGATAAAAGCCCGGGAGGAACGTACCAGTCGCTGAGACTGAGCTTGTTCTCCTGGGCTTTCGGCGTTGACGAGCGCAAATTCCTCATTTTGTTGTGTTGAAAATTTTTAGGGTATTTACATGACTGAAAATCCTTCAGAAAACCCCATGTTCCAAAGCCCATCGACAAATAACGGGCACATTGCATCGGAAGCGCAACGCGCTTTAGAATTGGAAGCGAGATTGCCCCTAACCGGCTGGCAGCAAGAGGTATCAAAAGGGCTGGAATACGGCTTGGAAGCAGCATCAAGTATTCAAGATCGCAGCATTCCCACATTTTCTCGCGGTGAACTGCCTCATTATGCCGGTATTAACACCTTTCTCAAAGCGCCTTATGTAGAAGATGTGCGTAAGGTTGGAGAATATGATGTTGCAATTGTCGGTGTTCCTCATGACTCCGGAACCACTTATCGTCCCGGTACAAGATTTGGCCCTCAAGGAATTCGGCGGATTTCTGCACTCTATACCCCCTACAACTTCGAGTTAGGTGTTGATCTGCGCGAACAAATTACGCTTTGCGATGTCGGGGATATTTTCACGATTCCCGCTAATAATGAAAAGTCATTTGATCAGATTTCTAAAGGTATCGCTCACATCTTTAGTTCGGGTGCATTTCCGATTATTTTAGGCGGCGATCATTCCATTGGTTTCCCCACAGTACGGGGGATTTGCCGGCATTTAGGGGATAAAAAAGTTGGCATTATTCACTTTGATCGCCACGCCGACACCCAAGAAACTGACCTCGACGAACGGATGCACACCTGTCCTTGGTTTCATGCCACCAACATGAAAAACGCCCCAGCGAAAAACTTGGTACAACTGGGAATTGGCGGTTGGCAAGTGCCTCGTCAGGGTGTAAAAGTTTGCCGGGAACGCGCGACTAATATTCTCACCGTTACTGACATTGTAGAAAAAGGAATTGATGCCGCCGTCGATTTCGCCTTAGAACGCGCCTTAGATGGCACTGACTGCGTTTATATCAGCTTTGATATTGATTGCATTGATGCCGGATTTGTCCCCGGTACAGGTTGGCCAGAACCCGGTGGATTACTGCCTCGTGAAGCCTTAGCTTTATTAGCAAAAATTGTGCAGCGTGCCCCGGTTTGCGGGTTGGAAGTTGTGGAAGTTTCTCCACCTTATGACATCAGCGATATTACTTCACTCATGGCAACTCGCGTAATTTGTGACACAATGGCTCATTTAGTGCTGTCGGGACAACTGCCACGGAAGCAGAAGCCGGCCTATATTTTTCCAGAGTCACAACCGGAAATGGTTGCGTGGTCATAAAAGTTTAGAGGCGCGAGAAATTGCGTCTCTATAACTCGAATATTTGCATTAGATTTGGGTAGATCCATGCACGAAACTGATATGACCAAAGCGCTGATTGTAACGGTGCGAAAATGGTGGAAAGAACAACCAGATCGCCCCAAAATTTCTCAGGTTCATCTAACAGTCGGTCAATTTACTTGTGTTGAACCTGTGAGTTTGCAATTTGCCTTTGAAGTTCAAACCCGCAATACGTTTCTAGATGGCGCAGAATTAGTTATTGAAGAAACGCCGCTGATTGCTTTCTGCCATCAATGCCGGCAGGAATATCGTCCTGAAATTGGTATTCAATATGCTTGCCCAACTTGTCAGTCTCCAATGGATGATATTCGCTCAGGGCGAGAACTGAAAATTGAGCGCATTGAATATTCGCAACCTGATGTTGTTACTTCCAGTAAAAGCGAAGAGTAATATCGTTGCCATTTATCGCTATTCATCTAAACTCCAAAAGCTGAATTATGCACCAAACTTTTGACGCTGCTTTAGGAATTAACTTGCTCCACGCCAATCAGGAAGGGGCTGATCATAATCGCGCCCA contains the following coding sequences:
- a CDS encoding GTPase family protein yields the protein MVRLKLWQWIVLATPIVMIVGFLLVAAGRQIHEWGINWIWAVFTLLLVGWRWLLVKWTKPAFDQMEAVMAEVNKELASPIGDSTAQLAGNDTINQAETALQEIVTTAQNDPPIWEDWSIFWQRCQELVAAVAHVYHPEVKYPLLSIYVPQAYALIRGTVDDLDRWMQKLSPALNQVTVGQAYEAYEVYRKLEPSARKLMKVWNWAQWFLNPAVAVAKVASQRSGNQATQQLLVNLGQSLREAALRNLCRQAITLYGGGTVLPGEFATSTPALPKAQTQTLREILSQAEPVEKVEQKPISILLAGRTGAGKSSLINTLFRADKAAVDVLPSTDKIQNYRWQSDAGETLILWDTPGYEQVNRGDLRDEVLEFATGADLLLLVTPALDPALQMDVDFLKDLKTAVKDLPAIVLVTQVDRLRPVREWEPPYDWQWGNRPKEKAIREATEYRAQLLGDFCNLILPIVAGDLKTGRTAWNAEAISQALVQEISPAKQLRLARFLRNLEARTVAAGKIIDRYTFQMATTQGLTALLKSPVLQFISTMSTGSPNLAYLLAEQIPVEQLPVVIGKLQMAYDLFSLLNAGDAHPLNFDLRSLWPVLLENTAAPERNAWAFGHALVEYWTQNLPVEQLQQRFESYLQQV
- a CDS encoding NmrA family NAD(P)-binding protein → MATDNSPLIFLMGVTGQTGRFILEDFDRNSSDARIRIGVRKQEDLERLHNEGRDAVLFDLDDPRTFGPALCGVERLNILTGYTIAMTHQTKTLVDAAKKAGVKHIVNQGVFANDDCTDSKFSWFALVECYIEASGIPWTHLHPNMFMDGMLNVSPPTGGSFPVFWGEQRVGYIAVTDIAAVTAKVLRDGPENHASKNYYLSTETMTGPELAIMLSEVMGRTITCDVRHPADMEALFKAGGLKVEDWYAKSSIEFCTQLADGRLGYFGTVRDDIPYLLGRPGTSFRAWATAHRAELLDLVDRRADETPTE
- a CDS encoding NAD(P)-binding domain-containing protein → MKIGILGTGHIGKTLARKLSAAGHDVKVANSRGPETIEADVLAFGARAVSTAEAVEDVEVVILSIPLNRIPTIAPLIANLPAETVVIDTSNYYPHRDDKIDAIEAGQVESLWVAEQLGRPIAKAWNAIGSGSFATKGKPAGSPDRIALPVAADREKDRSVAMALVEDTGLDAFDAGTLADSWRQQPGSPCYCTDLSREEMPAALASAERERLPRRRELAIEAIVERVGDSTTNPDSDYAVRLTRALFM
- a CDS encoding nitroreductase; the encoded protein is MSNATHLSNGLIELENEPSQTLSFEETVRARRSFRSFLPTPVPNAQILQVLEDAQYSPSNCNTQPWNTHIVSGEKIKELGRILTEQNEAENFTPDFSFDMECFYGTYSERRIEHGKTFYEAMGVARGDKIARHKAAAKNYTFYGAPHVALLFMPSFGDNVRVGGDIGMYGQTFLLSLTARGLGGIPQTAIGFFAQTIREYLGISDELKLMFAIAFGYPDFTAPVNSVRMGRVPVSESVTFHH
- a CDS encoding MarR family transcriptional regulator is translated as MDNNSNINQRRQVGRQLSFALYSASNRVIRLHRPFLEPLGLTYPQFLVMLALYEGTPRTVGEVGLELGMDNGTLTPLLKRLESAGLVTRTRDQQDERRVLIDLTEAGEALREAACSIPEKIETACRLSDEDLAELRDTLNGLAIPRLAKALDHEPPSN
- the speB gene encoding agmatinase produces the protein MTENPSENPMFQSPSTNNGHIASEAQRALELEARLPLTGWQQEVSKGLEYGLEAASSIQDRSIPTFSRGELPHYAGINTFLKAPYVEDVRKVGEYDVAIVGVPHDSGTTYRPGTRFGPQGIRRISALYTPYNFELGVDLREQITLCDVGDIFTIPANNEKSFDQISKGIAHIFSSGAFPIILGGDHSIGFPTVRGICRHLGDKKVGIIHFDRHADTQETDLDERMHTCPWFHATNMKNAPAKNLVQLGIGGWQVPRQGVKVCRERATNILTVTDIVEKGIDAAVDFALERALDGTDCVYISFDIDCIDAGFVPGTGWPEPGGLLPREALALLAKIVQRAPVCGLEVVEVSPPYDISDITSLMATRVICDTMAHLVLSGQLPRKQKPAYIFPESQPEMVAWS
- the hypA gene encoding hydrogenase maturation nickel metallochaperone HypA is translated as MHETDMTKALIVTVRKWWKEQPDRPKISQVHLTVGQFTCVEPVSLQFAFEVQTRNTFLDGAELVIEETPLIAFCHQCRQEYRPEIGIQYACPTCQSPMDDIRSGRELKIERIEYSQPDVVTSSKSEE